From a region of the Azospirillum formosense genome:
- the lpdA gene encoding dihydrolipoyl dehydrogenase produces the protein MAESTFDVVVVGGGPGGYVCAIRAAQLGFKVACVEKRSALGGTCLNVGCIPSKALLAASEKYEEAKHGLAKFGIKVGGVELDLPGMLSHKDKVVKENTGGIEFLFKKNKIAWLKGAGRITAPNTVEVEGVGTVTASKAIVIATGSEVTPLPGIEIDEQKIVSSTGALDLPEVPKRLVVIGGGVIGLELGSVWGRLGAQVTVVEFLDRILPTMDGEVSKQMQRILGKQGMTFKLGSKVTGAKVTNTGVTLSVEPAAGGTAEEIEADVVLVAIGRRAFTNGLGLDTVGVEMDNRGRVKIGKHFETNVPGIYAIGDVVEGPMLAHKAEEEGVALAELLAGQAGHVNHDLVPGVVYTWPEVAAVGKTEEELKATGVAYKAGKFPFTANGRARASGTTDGFVKILADARTDKVLGVHMVGPNVSEMVGELAVAMEFSASAEDIARTCHAHPTLSEVTKEAALAVDGRALHI, from the coding sequence ATGGCTGAAAGCACTTTCGACGTCGTCGTGGTCGGCGGCGGTCCCGGCGGGTATGTCTGCGCGATCCGTGCGGCGCAGCTCGGTTTCAAGGTCGCCTGCGTCGAGAAGCGCAGCGCGCTGGGCGGCACCTGCCTGAATGTGGGCTGCATCCCCTCGAAGGCGCTGCTCGCCGCGTCGGAGAAGTACGAGGAGGCCAAGCACGGCCTTGCCAAGTTCGGCATCAAGGTCGGCGGCGTCGAGCTGGACCTGCCGGGCATGCTGTCCCACAAGGACAAGGTCGTCAAAGAGAACACCGGCGGCATCGAGTTCCTGTTCAAGAAGAACAAGATCGCCTGGCTGAAGGGTGCGGGCCGCATCACCGCCCCGAACACCGTCGAGGTCGAGGGCGTGGGCACCGTCACCGCCTCCAAGGCCATCGTCATCGCCACCGGCTCGGAAGTCACCCCGCTGCCGGGCATCGAGATCGACGAGCAGAAGATCGTCTCCTCCACCGGCGCCCTGGATCTGCCGGAGGTGCCGAAGCGCCTCGTCGTCATCGGCGGCGGCGTGATCGGCCTTGAGCTGGGCTCGGTCTGGGGCCGTCTCGGCGCGCAGGTCACCGTGGTCGAGTTCCTGGACCGCATCCTGCCGACCATGGACGGCGAGGTGTCCAAGCAGATGCAGCGCATCCTCGGCAAGCAGGGCATGACCTTCAAGCTCGGCTCCAAGGTCACCGGCGCCAAGGTCACCAACACCGGCGTCACCCTGTCGGTCGAGCCCGCCGCCGGCGGCACCGCCGAGGAAATCGAGGCGGACGTGGTGCTGGTCGCCATCGGGCGCCGCGCCTTCACCAACGGCCTGGGCCTCGACACCGTCGGCGTCGAGATGGACAACCGCGGCCGCGTGAAGATCGGCAAGCATTTCGAGACCAACGTGCCGGGCATCTACGCCATCGGCGACGTGGTCGAAGGCCCGATGCTGGCCCACAAGGCCGAGGAGGAGGGCGTCGCTCTCGCCGAGCTGCTGGCCGGCCAGGCGGGCCACGTCAACCACGACCTCGTCCCCGGCGTCGTCTACACCTGGCCGGAAGTGGCCGCGGTCGGCAAGACCGAGGAGGAGCTGAAGGCCACCGGCGTCGCCTACAAGGCGGGCAAGTTCCCCTTCACCGCCAACGGCCGCGCCCGCGCCAGCGGCACCACCGACGGCTTCGTGAAGATCCTCGCCGACGCGCGCACCGACAAGGTGCTGGGCGTCCACATGGTCGGCCCGAACGTGTCGGAGATGGTCGGCGAGCTGGCCGTGGCGATGGAGTTCAGCGCGTCCGCCGAGGACATCGCCCGCACCTGCCACGCCCACCCGACCCTGTCGGAAGTGACCAAGGAGGCCGCCCTCGCCGTGGACGGCCGCGCCCTGCACATCTGA